A region from the uncultured Bacteroides sp. genome encodes:
- a CDS encoding TonB-dependent receptor, producing MKSAKRKKSFCKQFFLLIGLFFSVSAAAQQVRVSGTVKDAIGEPVIGANVLIKGTTNGTITDLDGRYVLYSANLKKDVLVFSFIGYKNVEKPCQGRTEINATLVEDAQALAEVVVIGYGQVRKSDATGSLTSVKADPSIRGLAPNAQDMLVGKIAGVNITNAGGSPSAGATIRIRGGSSLSASNDPLIIIDGVPLDNGGIGGVGNLLSTVNPTDIESFTVLKDASATAIYGSRASNGVIIITTKKGSSGKVRVTYDGNVSVGTRVDEVKVMNGDEFRSFVTETFTGLTNQDEVIGKLGQANTDWQGEIFRTAVSTEHNLSVYGSVKDVLPYRISMGYTNLNGILKTSNMERYTGSISLTPSLLDNHLNMTLNGKGMYVKNRFASQGAIGAAVSMDPTQPVYDENSPYGGYFTWTGADGNILGVATKNPLSLLEMTNDNSEVFNFIGNAQLDYKVHFFPDLHFNLNVGLDYSKSTGHKYTSEFAPSDYLNGGYDGNWEQRRRNSLLDFYAQYMKNLGFLDSHIDIMGGYSWQHYWRSGNNHDYRVSKIDAEGNPEVISINNYETENYIVSFFGRLNYSIKDKYLLTFTLRDDGSSRFHKNNRWGIFPSVALAWRVINEDFIKDSKIISDLKLRLGWGITGQQDINQGDYPYMGRYEYSVGNQANYIWGYSNGVANWMSLIRPTSFNPDLKWESTATYNVGLDYGFLKNRITGSLDFYYRKTKDLINAETKVAAGTNFSEYVVANIGSLKNMGTEFSVNVIPVQTKSWEWELGANVAYNKNEITELSYGDNKNAIRRYGTTGGDGGFQLMAHTVGNPAGMYYVYEQLYDTSGKPIEGFYKDRNNDGQINEQDLYLYHKPAPDWTFGLNTKLSWKVWDISLAGHGSTGNYNYNAIAANNAELSSARVYANEFLSNRVMSAFDTRFQTKKVLSDYYVQDASFFRIDNITLGWSFDHIAKTAIKGRVYGTVQNPVVFTKYKGLDPEVAGGVDNDFYPRPLTVMFGVSINF from the coding sequence ATGAAAAGCGCAAAAAGAAAAAAAAGTTTCTGCAAGCAATTCTTTCTCTTGATAGGGCTGTTCTTCTCGGTAAGTGCAGCGGCACAGCAAGTAAGAGTGTCTGGAACGGTGAAAGATGCTATTGGTGAGCCAGTAATTGGAGCTAATGTGTTGATAAAAGGAACAACCAATGGTACGATTACCGATTTGGACGGAAGATATGTGTTGTATAGTGCAAACTTGAAAAAAGATGTGTTGGTCTTCTCATTTATTGGCTATAAGAATGTTGAAAAGCCTTGTCAGGGAAGGACTGAAATCAATGCAACATTGGTGGAAGATGCACAAGCGCTTGCCGAAGTGGTTGTTATCGGATACGGACAGGTTCGCAAAAGTGATGCTACCGGTTCACTAACTTCGGTTAAAGCCGATCCGTCTATTCGTGGTCTGGCTCCTAATGCTCAGGATATGTTGGTAGGTAAAATTGCCGGAGTTAATATTACTAATGCCGGTGGTTCCCCCTCGGCAGGAGCTACAATTCGTATTCGTGGAGGTTCTTCACTCTCGGCCAGCAATGATCCATTAATTATTATCGATGGAGTACCTCTTGATAATGGTGGTATCGGAGGTGTAGGCAATTTGTTAAGCACCGTTAACCCCACGGATATTGAATCTTTCACTGTGCTAAAGGATGCTTCTGCAACTGCAATTTATGGCTCACGTGCATCTAACGGTGTTATTATAATTACCACGAAGAAAGGGAGTAGTGGTAAGGTTCGGGTTACTTATGACGGAAATGTATCTGTGGGAACCCGGGTTGATGAAGTAAAAGTAATGAATGGGGATGAGTTTCGCTCATTCGTGACCGAGACGTTTACAGGATTAACGAACCAGGATGAGGTAATTGGTAAATTAGGGCAGGCCAATACAGATTGGCAAGGTGAAATATTCCGCACAGCGGTCAGCACTGAGCATAATTTGAGCGTATATGGTTCTGTGAAAGACGTTCTTCCCTATCGCATTTCTATGGGATATACCAATCTCAATGGTATTCTAAAGACTTCTAATATGGAACGCTATACCGGTAGTATTTCTCTTACTCCTTCCTTACTTGATAATCATCTGAACATGACTTTGAATGGTAAAGGGATGTATGTGAAGAACCGTTTTGCATCTCAAGGAGCTATCGGTGCCGCCGTCTCAATGGATCCTACGCAACCGGTATACGATGAGAATAGCCCTTATGGAGGTTATTTTACGTGGACTGGTGCCGATGGGAATATACTGGGTGTTGCTACGAAAAATCCTCTTTCTTTATTGGAAATGACCAATGACAATTCAGAAGTATTTAACTTCATAGGTAATGCACAGCTTGATTATAAAGTACATTTCTTTCCCGATTTGCACTTTAACCTGAATGTAGGATTAGACTATTCAAAAAGTACAGGACATAAATATACTTCCGAATTTGCACCATCGGATTATCTCAATGGAGGATACGATGGAAATTGGGAACAAAGACGCCGGAATAGTCTACTCGATTTTTATGCCCAGTACATGAAGAATCTCGGATTCCTGGATAGTCATATTGACATAATGGGCGGATATTCATGGCAACACTATTGGCGGTCAGGGAATAATCACGATTATAGAGTGTCAAAAATTGATGCGGAAGGAAATCCGGAAGTCATCAGCATAAATAACTATGAAACAGAGAATTATATCGTATCCTTCTTTGGCCGCTTGAATTATAGTATTAAAGACAAGTATTTGCTTACATTCACCTTGCGTGATGATGGTTCATCTCGTTTTCATAAAAATAATCGTTGGGGAATATTTCCTTCTGTAGCGCTGGCTTGGAGGGTTATCAATGAAGACTTTATTAAAGACTCGAAAATAATAAGTGATCTTAAACTACGTTTAGGCTGGGGTATAACCGGGCAACAGGATATTAACCAGGGAGATTATCCTTATATGGGGCGTTATGAGTATAGCGTTGGTAATCAGGCCAATTATATTTGGGGTTATAGTAACGGCGTAGCAAACTGGATGTCACTAATTCGACCTACTTCCTTTAATCCTGATTTGAAGTGGGAATCTACTGCCACTTATAATGTCGGCTTAGACTATGGTTTCCTGAAAAATCGCATTACTGGTTCTTTGGATTTCTATTATCGTAAAACGAAGGATTTGATCAATGCTGAAACAAAAGTAGCGGCCGGAACTAACTTTAGCGAATATGTGGTAGCCAATATTGGTTCATTGAAGAACATGGGTACTGAATTTTCAGTTAATGTGATTCCAGTACAGACCAAATCCTGGGAATGGGAATTGGGAGCTAATGTTGCATATAATAAAAATGAAATTACAGAGTTAAGTTATGGTGATAACAAAAATGCCATTCGGCGTTATGGAACTACCGGTGGAGATGGAGGCTTCCAATTAATGGCTCATACTGTCGGTAATCCCGCCGGGATGTATTATGTGTACGAACAACTTTATGATACAAGCGGAAAACCCATTGAAGGATTTTATAAGGATCGTAATAATGATGGACAGATTAACGAACAAGATTTGTATCTTTATCATAAGCCGGCTCCAGACTGGACGTTTGGTTTGAATACCAAATTATCATGGAAAGTATGGGATATTTCTCTTGCCGGACACGGAAGTACAGGTAACTATAATTATAATGCTATTGCAGCTAATAATGCCGAACTGAGTTCTGCTCGCGTGTATGCTAATGAATTCTTGTCGAATAGGGTAATGAGTGCATTTGATACCCGTTTTCAAACTAAAAAAGTATTATCAGACTACTATGTTCAGGATGCTTCTTTCTTTCGTATTGATAACATCACATTAGGTTGGTCTTTTGATCACATAGCTAAAACGGCTATTAAAGGACGTGTTTATGGTACTGTGCAGAATCCGGTAGTATTTACAAAATATAAAGGGTTGGATCCGGAAGTTGCCGGAGGTGTGGACAATGATTTTTATCCCAGACCTTTAACCGTGATGTTTGGAGTCAGTATTAATTTCTAA
- a CDS encoding RagB/SusD family nutrient uptake outer membrane protein: protein MKKIIDKAVFAAICGAMLSLASCISDLDTVPLTDNVLLPETAWANQDTYAQFVAKIYAGFALSGNEGPSGMPDIVGSDQGEATFLRSYWNLQELPTDEAVIAWSDDGLNGLQFNQWTSSNRFCELNYNRMLLNVAFCNEYLRQTTPDVLDTRGVDETMKSKIETYRYEVRTLRAMNYYFLIDLFGSVPYITENDGVGSYLPEQKDRTFLFPWIESELKACEGHLPAKSAENYGKVNDPTVWMLLAKMYLNAEVYIGENRYTDCLTYLNKIMTTGYSLDKTYKNMFGADNNKSSEIIFPIAFDGKSATSYGGTTYLMAAAYGSDMDPGTNFGLAQSWSGVRSSEALTSLFDENDKRGLFWKDKRTQATTQWSDYNSGWAVIKYTNMNSDGTPGSDNVFPDTDFPMYRLADAYLMYAEAVLRGGEGGSKSQALSYVNDLRIRAGINIIGDSDLTLQFILDERARELYWEGHRRTDLIRFSFFTKSYAWPWKNGVYAGTANIDDKYNLYPIPAAEMVANPNMKQNPGF from the coding sequence ATGAAAAAAATAATAGATAAAGCTGTTTTTGCTGCGATTTGTGGAGCTATGTTGTCGCTGGCTTCCTGTATCAGTGATTTGGATACTGTTCCATTGACAGATAATGTTTTATTACCCGAAACTGCATGGGCAAATCAAGATACTTATGCACAATTTGTTGCCAAAATTTACGCTGGCTTTGCACTGTCAGGTAATGAAGGTCCGTCGGGAATGCCCGATATTGTAGGCAGTGATCAGGGAGAGGCTACTTTTCTGCGCTCTTATTGGAATTTGCAAGAGTTGCCTACGGATGAGGCCGTAATAGCTTGGAGTGACGATGGACTGAATGGACTTCAGTTCAATCAATGGACGTCCAGTAATCGATTCTGTGAATTAAACTATAATCGTATGTTGCTTAATGTAGCTTTCTGCAATGAATATCTGCGACAAACAACTCCTGATGTTTTGGACACACGAGGAGTGGATGAAACAATGAAATCTAAGATAGAGACATATAGATATGAAGTACGTACATTGCGTGCTATGAATTACTATTTTCTTATCGATTTATTTGGAAGTGTGCCTTACATAACCGAGAATGATGGTGTTGGTTCTTATTTACCGGAACAGAAAGATCGTACATTCTTATTTCCATGGATTGAATCCGAGTTGAAAGCATGCGAAGGCCATTTACCAGCAAAAAGTGCAGAGAACTATGGTAAAGTGAATGATCCTACGGTGTGGATGCTCTTAGCTAAAATGTACCTGAATGCAGAAGTTTATATTGGAGAAAATCGCTATACTGATTGCCTTACTTATCTTAATAAAATAATGACAACAGGATATTCTCTTGATAAAACCTATAAAAATATGTTTGGAGCGGATAATAATAAATCTTCTGAGATTATTTTCCCGATAGCTTTTGATGGAAAATCGGCTACGTCTTATGGGGGCACTACTTATTTGATGGCAGCAGCTTATGGTTCGGACATGGATCCCGGGACAAACTTCGGATTGGCTCAATCATGGTCGGGTGTGCGTTCTTCAGAGGCATTGACTTCTTTGTTTGATGAAAATGATAAACGTGGCTTATTCTGGAAAGACAAAAGAACTCAGGCTACAACTCAATGGAGTGATTATAATTCCGGTTGGGCAGTGATTAAGTATACAAATATGAATAGTGATGGTACACCGGGTTCAGATAATGTATTTCCGGATACGGATTTTCCGATGTATCGTTTGGCTGACGCTTACTTGATGTACGCCGAAGCTGTGTTGAGAGGTGGAGAAGGCGGAAGCAAGTCCCAGGCCTTATCTTATGTCAATGATTTGCGAATTCGTGCCGGAATTAATATTATAGGCGATTCGGATTTGACGCTTCAGTTTATATTAGATGAGCGGGCACGCGAACTTTATTGGGAAGGCCATCGTCGTACAGACTTAATTCGTTTTAGCTTTTTCACTAAAAGTTATGCCTGGCCATGGAAGAACGGAGTATATGCCGGTACTGCCAATATAGACGATAAATATAATTTATACCCTATCCCTGCCGCCGAGATGGTAGCAAATCCTAACATGAAACAGAATCCGGGTTTTTAA
- a CDS encoding SusF/SusE family outer membrane protein has protein sequence MKTYRYFLNIIVCMLFLCACSEKDTEPVLTRVDSSSLNALPFQSIVLSQPAELSSPLLCTVTWTGTQFYFDDSTSPLPAGPVSYTLEIAKVNENFAAAQSLAVTNSLYADLLIKDINKLLIEKFEVQPGDTFDAEIRVVATYGEGLAKSVVSSNTVKLSITTYKEEQEVPVLKRIYICGNMNGWDNTNTDFMMFRDDSDPTNEVYTYTGRIEAGCYFKFCPEESLGTYKMYCDNGAGQVSYEDRGDGSFFNEIEGYKTITLNLKEMTCTITDYDMSQAKEWEMINFVGDFCGWGADDADPAMTQSAYDPHIWNLALNIDNPGYGVKFRVSHSWDNRWCPFVPTDIPYGKAEYNPTSQDNNISIQEAGDYYVKFNDLTGHYIVMLQK, from the coding sequence ATGAAGACATATAGATATTTTTTGAATATAATTGTTTGCATGCTGTTTCTTTGTGCATGTAGCGAAAAAGACACAGAACCTGTGCTAACTCGTGTTGATTCGAGTTCGCTCAATGCTTTACCTTTTCAGAGCATTGTGCTCAGTCAGCCAGCAGAGTTAAGCAGTCCTCTATTGTGTACGGTTACCTGGACGGGTACTCAGTTTTATTTTGACGACTCAACGAGTCCGTTACCGGCCGGACCGGTCAGCTATACACTTGAGATAGCCAAAGTTAACGAGAACTTTGCTGCTGCACAATCCTTGGCGGTTACTAACTCACTTTACGCTGATCTATTAATTAAGGATATTAATAAACTTCTGATTGAGAAATTTGAAGTGCAGCCCGGAGATACTTTTGACGCTGAAATTCGGGTGGTGGCTACTTACGGTGAAGGATTGGCAAAGTCTGTAGTTTCTTCTAATACTGTTAAGTTAAGTATAACGACTTATAAAGAAGAGCAGGAAGTCCCTGTCTTGAAGAGAATATACATTTGTGGAAATATGAATGGTTGGGACAATACGAACACTGATTTTATGATGTTCCGCGACGATAGCGATCCGACAAATGAGGTTTATACATATACCGGACGTATCGAAGCCGGCTGTTACTTTAAATTTTGTCCTGAAGAATCATTGGGTACCTATAAAATGTACTGCGATAATGGTGCTGGGCAGGTGAGTTATGAAGATCGTGGAGATGGCTCTTTCTTCAATGAAATTGAGGGCTACAAAACAATTACTTTGAATTTGAAAGAGATGACTTGCACAATTACGGATTATGATATGTCTCAGGCCAAAGAATGGGAAATGATAAATTTTGTAGGCGATTTCTGTGGATGGGGAGCTGATGATGCTGATCCGGCCATGACGCAATCAGCGTACGATCCACACATTTGGAATCTTGCTCTGAACATTGATAATCCGGGTTATGGGGTGAAGTTCCGGGTTAGCCATAGTTGGGATAATAGATGGTGTCCTTTTGTGCCAACAGATATTCCTTACGGAAAGGCTGAATACAATCCCACATCACAGGATAATAATATAAGTATACAAGAGGCAGGAGATTATTATGTGAAGTTTAACGATCTGACGGGTCACTATATTGTAATGTTACAGAAATGA
- a CDS encoding alpha-amylase family glycosyl hydrolase has protein sequence MRIKPLFVLMVIAFISCSSNPDITDPDTSGNQGVSVISKNNRVIYEVNVRNYSAEGNFAGVEKDLPRLKSLGADILWLMPIHPIGKENREGTKGSPYAVKDYKAVNPDYGTLADLQSLVKAAHAANMEIWLDWVANHTAWDHVWVKDHLDYYAEKEGVRPYSPNDWGDVIQLDYNNAAMRAAMIDAIKYWVQEADIDGFRCDAASFIPLSFWREARAEVNKIKNITWLAEGDNPEYMEVFDYDYAWEFNTQLNTFGKENNVTALIDACRKLYDNSNYSAKGRMVFLTNHDLNAYDGTEFVRYGDALLPLTVLSFTIYDMPLIYNGQEIGMNKSMGLFDIEKVQWSPVNQTISNLIKKLTQLKRTQLALESGAGRGTLTCYQMSSDKVFAYSRKKGSNEVLVLLNFGPSPVNVRFSDQAPSGNFTNYLKSGNQEFTSQTVLTLPANGYAIYVK, from the coding sequence ATGAGAATTAAACCACTATTTGTTCTAATGGTGATCGCCTTTATTAGTTGTAGTAGTAATCCGGATATAACTGATCCGGATACTTCTGGCAACCAAGGGGTCTCTGTCATTAGCAAAAACAACCGGGTTATTTATGAAGTAAATGTCCGCAATTATTCGGCCGAAGGCAACTTTGCCGGAGTAGAGAAAGATCTTCCAAGACTGAAGAGCCTGGGAGCGGATATCCTTTGGTTGATGCCTATTCATCCTATCGGTAAAGAAAATAGAGAAGGAACCAAAGGTAGTCCGTATGCAGTGAAAGATTATAAAGCGGTGAATCCCGATTATGGGACATTAGCCGATTTACAATCTCTGGTAAAAGCTGCTCATGCCGCTAATATGGAAATCTGGTTGGATTGGGTTGCTAATCATACTGCCTGGGATCATGTTTGGGTAAAAGATCATCTTGACTATTATGCCGAAAAAGAAGGTGTAAGGCCATATTCGCCAAATGACTGGGGAGATGTTATTCAATTGGATTACAATAATGCGGCTATGCGTGCGGCCATGATAGACGCTATAAAATATTGGGTGCAGGAAGCTGATATTGACGGTTTCCGGTGTGATGCCGCCTCTTTTATACCTCTTTCCTTTTGGAGAGAAGCCCGTGCGGAGGTTAATAAGATCAAAAACATCACTTGGCTGGCCGAAGGAGATAATCCTGAGTATATGGAGGTGTTCGACTATGATTATGCTTGGGAATTTAACACTCAACTCAATACATTTGGTAAAGAAAATAATGTAACTGCTCTTATTGATGCTTGTCGAAAGTTGTATGATAACAGTAATTACTCAGCTAAAGGGAGGATGGTTTTTTTGACGAACCATGATCTGAATGCTTATGACGGAACTGAATTTGTTCGTTATGGCGATGCCCTTTTGCCATTAACCGTACTTTCTTTTACTATTTACGATATGCCGCTGATATATAACGGACAAGAAATAGGCATGAATAAGTCAATGGGGCTATTTGATATAGAGAAGGTGCAGTGGAGTCCTGTAAATCAGACGATCAGCAACCTTATAAAAAAGCTCACGCAACTTAAGAGAACTCAGCTTGCACTTGAAAGCGGAGCCGGTCGTGGAACACTTACCTGCTATCAGATGTCAAGTGATAAAGTCTTTGCCTATTCACGTAAGAAAGGGAGTAATGAGGTACTTGTATTGCTTAATTTCGGGCCTTCTCCTGTTAATGTGCGTTTTAGTGATCAGGCACCTTCGGGCAACTTTACTAATTACTTAAAATCCGGTAATCAGGAATTTACTTCTCAGACAGTACTGACTCTTCCGGCCAATGGATATGCGATATATGTCAAGTAA
- a CDS encoding glycoside hydrolase family 97 protein produces the protein MDKKIVGILVLLFSVSFLKAQQITSPNGNLILKFQMSSGVPFYELIYKDKTVIKQSRLGLETEEASLSSGFTETDVQKSSFDETWTPVWGEYSHIRNQYNEMVVTLAQKEQHNRMIIVRFRLFNDGLGFRYELPVQDDLNYLTISNEVTEFNLTGNHKAFCIPGDYDTNEFAYTTALLSDIREEMKKNISKKGYESQATSFTVQTPLMLKSADGIYINIHEAALVDYSAMLLNVDDKNFRLSAHLTPDKLGKKGYLQLPSRSPWRTIIVSDDARDILASQTILNLNEPCKYSDTSWIKPQKFIGVWWEMFVGDGRTWAYSDDYKAKPGVTDYQKLKPNGRHPANTAHVKEYIDFAAENGIDAVLVEGWNEGWEDWTSYRKDHQFSFTTPYPDFDVQELHRYAASKNVHIIMHHETASNAADYERQLDKAFQFMVDNGYNSVKTGYVGYVIPRDEYHSSQWMNNHYIYVVKRAADFKIMVDSHEAVRPTGLCRTYPNWLAQESARGGEFESMGGNDCDHTTILPFTRLMGGPMDYTPGIFQTKLSYYKGNKMDQEVHTTLVKQLALYVTMPSPMQMAADLPSNYKRFMDAFQFIKDVAVDWDNSWYLEAEPGDYITVARKAKGKDEWFIGAITDENPRVATINFNYLPAGKLYIATIYEDGKDADWDKNPQSYRIRKVLITNKSVLKQQLASSGGAAISIKAGCVEEMKGLKEIK, from the coding sequence ATGGATAAAAAGATTGTGGGGATATTGGTATTATTATTTTCTGTCTCTTTTTTAAAGGCACAGCAAATAACTTCTCCGAATGGGAATCTTATACTGAAATTTCAGATGAGTAGCGGAGTTCCTTTTTACGAATTAATTTATAAGGATAAAACGGTGATTAAACAGAGCCGTCTTGGGCTGGAAACGGAGGAAGCTTCTCTTTCGAGCGGATTTACCGAGACCGATGTACAGAAGAGCTCTTTCGATGAAACATGGACTCCGGTATGGGGAGAATATAGTCATATCAGGAACCAATATAATGAAATGGTTGTTACATTGGCACAGAAAGAACAACATAATAGAATGATTATTGTGCGGTTTCGCCTGTTCAATGATGGGTTGGGATTTCGCTATGAGCTGCCGGTACAAGACGATTTGAATTACTTAACTATTAGTAATGAGGTCACCGAATTTAACCTTACAGGAAATCACAAAGCTTTTTGCATTCCGGGTGATTATGATACGAATGAATTTGCTTATACTACCGCCCTTCTCTCGGATATAAGAGAAGAGATGAAGAAAAATATAAGTAAGAAAGGGTACGAATCTCAGGCTACTTCATTTACGGTACAAACACCTTTGATGTTAAAGTCTGCCGATGGAATTTATATCAATATCCACGAGGCTGCATTGGTCGATTACTCGGCCATGTTGTTAAATGTGGATGATAAGAATTTTCGTCTCAGTGCTCACCTTACTCCCGATAAGCTAGGTAAGAAAGGATACTTGCAGTTACCTTCTCGCTCACCTTGGCGTACTATTATTGTAAGCGATGATGCACGGGATATTTTAGCTTCGCAAACCATTCTGAACTTAAATGAGCCGTGTAAGTACAGCGATACATCTTGGATTAAACCTCAAAAATTCATTGGAGTGTGGTGGGAGATGTTTGTTGGTGACGGTAGAACATGGGCATATAGCGATGACTATAAAGCTAAACCCGGGGTTACTGATTATCAAAAATTGAAGCCCAATGGCCGCCATCCGGCTAATACAGCCCATGTTAAAGAGTACATTGACTTTGCCGCAGAGAATGGGATTGACGCCGTGCTTGTGGAAGGATGGAACGAAGGTTGGGAAGACTGGACTTCTTATCGGAAAGATCACCAGTTCTCGTTTACTACACCTTATCCTGATTTTGATGTACAGGAACTGCATCGATATGCAGCTTCAAAGAACGTGCATATCATCATGCATCATGAAACGGCTTCTAATGCTGCCGATTATGAACGTCAACTGGATAAAGCCTTTCAATTTATGGTCGATAACGGATATAACTCCGTAAAAACGGGATATGTGGGATATGTCATTCCACGTGATGAGTATCACTCATCTCAATGGATGAATAATCATTATATTTATGTGGTAAAGCGCGCAGCCGATTTTAAAATTATGGTTGATAGCCATGAAGCTGTACGCCCCACCGGCTTATGTCGTACGTATCCGAATTGGTTGGCTCAGGAATCCGCCCGTGGGGGAGAATTTGAATCAATGGGAGGTAATGATTGCGATCATACCACAATTCTTCCTTTTACTCGTCTGATGGGAGGGCCAATGGATTATACTCCGGGAATATTTCAGACGAAACTTAGCTATTATAAAGGAAATAAGATGGATCAGGAAGTGCACACTACTTTGGTGAAGCAGTTGGCACTTTATGTTACCATGCCCAGTCCGATGCAAATGGCTGCCGACTTACCTTCGAACTACAAGCGTTTTATGGATGCTTTTCAGTTTATTAAGGACGTGGCTGTTGATTGGGATAATAGCTGGTATCTGGAAGCAGAACCCGGAGATTATATAACAGTGGCTCGTAAAGCGAAAGGTAAGGATGAATGGTTTATCGGGGCTATTACAGATGAAAATCCCCGTGTGGCAACAATCAACTTCAATTATCTTCCCGCAGGCAAGTTATATATTGCTACCATCTATGAAGATGGCAAAGATGCTGATTGGGATAAAAATCCGCAGAGTTATCGCATACGAAAAGTGTTAATTACTAATAAGAGTGTGTTAAAACAACAATTGGCTTCGAGTGGTGGAGCGGCCATTAGTATAAAAGCAGGTTGTGTGGAGGAAATGAAGGGATTGAAAGAAATTAAATGA